A stretch of the Magnetococcales bacterium genome encodes the following:
- a CDS encoding lytic transglycosylase domain-containing protein produces MLRNRVIFLALAVCSLLSLFPVIGWGDIYTYTDSKGVVHLTDRPPDSRYRLMMRTHKERGLSRAWGKSRGGSIKFDGTIREVALKYRLRPALIRAIIRVESNFDPNAVSNKGAVGLMQLMPATARQYGVINRWDPVANIQAGTRHLKGLLIKFDNDLLLSLAAYNAGEGAVKKYGNQVPPYPETQKYVAKVLEFYRKYDQSM; encoded by the coding sequence ATGTTGCGCAATAGGGTCATTTTCCTGGCGTTGGCGGTCTGTTCGCTCCTCTCTCTCTTTCCGGTGATTGGCTGGGGGGATATCTACACCTATACCGACTCCAAGGGGGTGGTGCATCTGACCGACCGGCCCCCGGACTCCCGCTATCGGCTGATGATGCGTACCCATAAGGAGCGGGGGCTCTCCCGGGCCTGGGGGAAATCCCGAGGGGGATCGATCAAGTTTGATGGCACCATCCGTGAAGTGGCTCTGAAATATCGACTGAGGCCTGCGCTGATTCGGGCGATCATCCGGGTGGAATCCAATTTTGACCCCAACGCGGTTTCCAACAAGGGAGCGGTGGGCCTGATGCAGCTGATGCCTGCCACCGCACGCCAATATGGTGTCATCAACCGTTGGGATCCGGTGGCCAATATTCAGGCAGGCACCCGGCACCTCAAGGGGTTGCTGATCAAATTTGACAACGATCTCCTGCTTTCCCTGGCCGCCTACAATGCCGGGGAGGGGGCAGTCAAAAAATATGGCAACCAAGTGCCTCCCTATCCCGAGACTCAAAAATATGTCGCCAAGGTGCTTGAGTTTTATCGGAAATATGACCAATCCATGTGA
- a CDS encoding PilZ domain-containing protein, with amino-acid sequence MSIIRLFPGGADTHEGDGEGDRRFANRYPARVPIRLHLDNGLTLHGHFRDVGTEGAFLVTRDRLLGVMQGEEGEFGITPGEELDHPDQGRRFPCQVVRVEKGGLAVRFLKVPEANFDSDPL; translated from the coding sequence GTGAGCATTATTCGCCTCTTCCCGGGGGGGGCCGACACCCACGAAGGCGACGGGGAAGGGGATCGGCGCTTTGCCAACCGCTATCCCGCTCGGGTGCCCATCCGTCTTCATCTGGATAACGGCCTCACTCTTCACGGCCACTTCAGGGATGTAGGGACTGAAGGGGCCTTTCTGGTCACCCGGGACCGGCTGCTGGGGGTGATGCAGGGGGAGGAGGGGGAGTTTGGCATTACCCCGGGGGAGGAGCTGGACCACCCCGATCAAGGTCGCCGCTTTCCTTGCCAGGTGGTTCGAGTGGAAAAAGGGGGGTTGGCGGTGCGCTTCCTCAAAGTGCCTGAAGCCAACTTCGATAGCGATCCCCTCTGA
- a CDS encoding threonine synthase, with protein sequence MRYISTRGGVTPVTFSQAVMMGLATDGGLLLPEKIPSLDQGELSRWAGLSFQELAVEVMHPFVGEDLSRGDLEELVKRSFASFGHPEVTPVEAVGSYQILELFHGPTLAFKDVALQFLGNLFEYFLKRQGGELNILGATSGDTGSAAIHGVRGKERIRIFILHPHERVSPVQERQMTTVLDENVHNIALTGTFDDGQRIVKELFNDLPFKERYSLGAVNSINWARILAQVVYYFYAWGRVSGGDVSKPLTFSVPTGNFGDIFAGYVAKRMGLPITRLILATNRNDILSRFVNTGVYRTDTVRPTMSPSMDIQLSSNFERYLYYLLDEDSREVKRLMTGLSESGELTVPAAKQAQVKQEFLALAVGENETVARIRDLYHETGGYIIDPHTAVGVEAARGMADTVCLATAHPAKFGEAVEKAIGQPPPLPASFVGLMEKERRCEILPATTEAVRGFMEKVLG encoded by the coding sequence GTGCGATATATCAGCACCCGGGGCGGCGTCACCCCCGTCACTTTTTCCCAGGCGGTCATGATGGGGCTGGCTACAGATGGTGGCTTGCTTCTCCCGGAAAAGATTCCCAGCCTGGATCAGGGGGAACTCAGCCGTTGGGCGGGGCTTTCTTTCCAGGAGCTGGCCGTAGAGGTGATGCATCCCTTTGTGGGGGAGGATCTCTCCCGGGGTGATCTGGAAGAGCTGGTCAAGCGCTCCTTTGCCTCATTCGGGCACCCGGAAGTGACCCCGGTGGAGGCGGTGGGCAGCTACCAGATATTGGAGCTTTTTCACGGCCCCACTCTGGCTTTTAAAGATGTGGCCCTGCAGTTTTTGGGTAACTTGTTCGAATATTTCCTGAAGCGCCAGGGGGGCGAGCTGAATATTCTTGGCGCCACCTCCGGGGATACCGGTTCAGCGGCCATCCATGGGGTGCGGGGCAAGGAGCGGATTCGGATATTTATCCTCCACCCCCACGAGCGGGTCTCCCCGGTTCAGGAGCGGCAGATGACCACCGTCCTGGATGAAAACGTCCACAACATCGCCCTCACCGGCACTTTTGACGACGGTCAACGTATCGTCAAGGAGCTGTTCAACGACCTGCCCTTCAAGGAGCGCTATAGCCTGGGGGCGGTCAACTCTATCAACTGGGCCCGGATTTTGGCCCAAGTGGTCTACTATTTTTATGCCTGGGGCCGGGTGAGCGGGGGGGATGTGTCAAAACCCCTCACCTTTTCGGTGCCTACCGGCAATTTTGGGGATATCTTCGCAGGGTATGTGGCCAAGCGCATGGGGCTGCCGATTACCCGTCTGATTCTCGCCACCAATCGCAACGACATTCTCTCCCGTTTTGTCAATACCGGGGTCTACCGCACCGACACCGTGCGCCCCACCATGAGCCCCTCCATGGATATTCAGCTCTCCTCCAACTTTGAGCGCTATCTCTATTATCTTTTGGACGAGGATTCCCGGGAGGTGAAGCGTTTGATGACGGGGTTGAGCGAGAGCGGAGAGCTGACCGTGCCAGCTGCCAAACAGGCCCAGGTGAAACAGGAATTTTTGGCCCTGGCCGTGGGGGAAAATGAAACAGTGGCCCGCATTCGGGATCTCTATCACGAAACCGGCGGCTACATCATCGATCCCCACACGGCGGTCGGCGTGGAGGCGGCTCGGGGGATGGCCGATACCGTTTGCCTGGCGACTGCTCATCCGGCCAAATTTGGCGAGGCGGTGGAAAAAGCGATTGGTCAGCCGCCACCGCTGCCAGCTTCTTTTGTGGGATTGATGGAGAAGGAGCGGCGTTGTGAAATTTTGCCCGCCACCACCGAAGCCGTACGTGGATTCATGGAAAAGGTGCTGGGGTGA